A genomic segment from Puniceicoccus vermicola encodes:
- a CDS encoding phage integrase N-terminal SAM-like domain-containing protein, protein MLRFAEYLELEDFRPRTAASYYRALRLIGEHFGKDPEVLPEEDLRSFFVYLRRDRKWAPTCPP, encoded by the coding sequence ATGCTCCGTTTTGCTGAGTATCTTGAGTTGGAGGACTTCCGTCCCCGGACAGCCGCGAGCTATTACCGGGCACTGCGATTGATCGGGGAGCACTTCGGGAAGGATCCGGAGGTCTTGCCGGAGGAGGATCTTCGGAGCTTCTTCGTATACCTGCGGCGGGACCGGAAGTGGGCGCCTACCTGTCCGCCGTAG